The proteins below are encoded in one region of Brassica napus cultivar Da-Ae chromosome A6, Da-Ae, whole genome shotgun sequence:
- the LOC125610046 gene encoding uncharacterized protein LOC125610046: MGKSKASKKRAKDVANDVNAAEVAMAKAVQSLQEIFREHSEQEIRAALLECNMNQNFAIDRLLSQQERSNEQGASTQLPDSSTTSSTVLVPTQSDVTNGEARSVPTSSNEAAPSLPVPSSIRYQSV; the protein is encoded by the exons ATGGGAAAATCGAAAGCGAGCAAAAAGCGCGCGAAGGACGTAGCCAACGACGTAAACGCGGCGGAGGTAGCCATGGCGAAGGCGGTTCAGAGTTTGCAGGAAATATTCAGGGAACACTCCGAACAAGAGATCCGTGCAGCGCTTCTAGAATGCAATATGAACCAAAACTTTGCCATCGATCGTCTTCTTTCTCAGCAAG AGAGGAGTAATGAGCAAGGAGCCAGTACTCAGTTACCTGATTCATCTACTACTTCTTCAACTGTCCTTGTTCCAACTCAAAG TGATGTTACAAATGGTGAAGCCAGGAGTGTGCCAACTAGTTCGAATGAAGCAGCCCCTTCCTTGCCTGTGCCATCATCTATTAGGTATCAATCTGTTTGA
- the LOC106398591 gene encoding uncharacterized protein LOC106398591 encodes MAEVLRGVYGPPKQNVTKAPLKADDSPLKPDATNNPISNSSTESGAARNPQHSAFPMPTRQQSIATDAFGNYPISEPHINNQQAMNRYNSLGHEVPIEQYGNVMNSPYFWRQAQNERYNVPSSAPFQQRGGGSNSNTLAHHGSMMGSPYTWLEPNDTSIYESLNSVFAPYRNSTLPLSATSSVPTYHDSAYGGGMLSGSNSRFGYEDVSRNHFPSNSSGGTSTGPSSHGSDYYGRGMSSGNGSNSRLGYEDVSRIHMPSVQGRIPFEWPVQGEDSYRSIPPPRSQQEREAYFERIGADFLASSLDQEYNRRDQTQQRPRDK; translated from the exons ATGGCTGAAGTTTTGAGGGGTGTATATGGACCACCAAAACAGAATGTAACTAAAGCTCCTCTCAAGGCTGATGATTCTCCCTTGAAGCCAGATGCTACTAATAATCCAATCTCTAACTCATCTACTGAGTCTGGTGCTGCTAGAAATCCTCAACACTCAGCTTTTCCAATGCCTACAAGACAACAAAGCATTGCCACTGat gCATTTGGAAACTATCCTATCTCTGAACCACATATTAATAATCAACAAGCCATGAACCGCTATAACTCTCTGGGTCATGAGGTTCCTATAGAGCAATATGGTAATGTGATGAACTCTCCTTACTTTTGGCGCCAAGCACAGAACGAGAGATACAACGTGCCATCATCAGCACCATTTCAGCAACGTGGTGGTGGTAGTAACAGCAACACTTTGGCGCATCATGGAAGTATGATGGGGTCTCCTTACACGTGGCTAGAACCGAACGACACTTCCATTTATGAGTCTCTGAATTCAGTGTTTGCTCCGTACAGAAACAGTACCTTGCCTCTGTCAGCTACCTCTAGTGTTCCTACTTATCACGATTCTGCTTACGGTGGTGGCATGTTGAGTGGCAGCAACTCAAGGTTTGGGTATGAAGATGTCTCAAGAAATCATTTTCCATCAAACTCGAGTGGTGGTACCTCTACTGGTCCTTCTTCTCACGGTTCTGATTACTACGGTCGTGGCATGTCGAGTGGTAATGGTTCAAACTCGAGGTTGGGGTATGAAGATGTCTCAAGAATTCACATGCCATCAGTTCAG GGTAGAATCCCATTTGAGTGGCCTGTGCAAGGAGAAGATAGTTACAGATCCATCCCGCCTCCTCGTAGCCAACAGGAACGGGAGGCTTACTTTGAAAGAATCGGAGCTGACTTTTTAGCATCATCTCTCGACCAAGAATACAATAGACGTGACCAAACCCAGCAACGGCCAAGAGACAAGTAG
- the LOC106402060 gene encoding WRKY transcription factor 8 — translation MSNETKDLNNYHFTSSYDHYNNISSQSIMNLVYLSGPSSYTANMISSQIGSDLQSSPRGACGLGFELSPSSTGFFNTSIDQENDFYNAYNYNTSHKSHEVVGGGGAIVESETKVSASPSSSEHHHGEDSGKSLMKREADDGGKDIDQRSQKVVKTKKKEEKKQREPRVSFMTKTDVDHLEDGYRWRKYGQKAVKNSPYPRSYYRCTTQKCNVKKRVERSYQDPTVVITTYESQHNHPIPTSRRTAMFSGPAACSYNSSSLSPVSDFIINTPRTFSHDDLFRAPYASMNVNANYQQQQSQEFHHESDYELLKEMFPSVFLKQEP, via the exons ATGTCTAATGAAACCAAAGATCTTAACAACTATCACTTCACTTCATCGTATGATCATTACAACAACATCAGCAGCCAAAGTATTATGAATCTCGTTTACCTTTCTGGTCCATCCAGTTATACTGCAAACATGATCTCATCGCAAATCGGTTCTGATCTACAGTCGAGTCCCCGAGGAGCCTGCGGACTTGGGTTCGAGCTCTCGCCATCTTCCACCGGGTTTTTTAATACTTCGATCGACcaagaaaatgatttttataaCGCCTATAATTATAATACTAGTCACAAGAGTCATGAAGTTGTCGGTGGTGGTGGTGCAATCGTTGAGAGTGAAACTAAGGTTTCTGCATCTCCTTCTTCGAGTGAACATCATCACGGGGAAGATTCCGGGAAGAGCCTGATGAAAAGAGAAGCTGACGATGGAGGAAAAGATATTGATCAACGTTCTCAGAAAGT AGTTAAAACCAAgaagaaagaggagaagaagcaaAGAGAGCCACGAGTCTCGTTTATGACCAAGACAGACGTTGATCATCTCGAAGACGGCTATCGTTGGAGGAAGTACGGCCAAAAGGCAGTGAAAAACAGTCCTTATCCGAg GAGTTACTATAGATGCACGACGCAGAAGTGCAACGTGAAGAAGAGAGTTGAGAGATCTTATCAAGATCCAACAGTCGTGATCACAACTTACGAGAGTCAACACAACCACCCGATCCCGACCAGTCGCCGTACGGCAATGTTCTCCGGACCCGCCGCATGTAGTTATAACTCCTCCTCTCTATCTCCAGTTTCCGATTTCATCATCAATACTCCAAGAACCTTCTCCCATGATGATCTCTTCCGTGCGCCATACGCTAGTATGAATGTAAACGCTAATTATCAGCAACAACAAAGCCAAGAGTTTCACCATGAGAGTGACTATGAGCTTCTTAAAGAGATGTTTCCTTCGGTTTTCCTCAAGCAAGAACCTTGA